In the genome of Yarrowia lipolytica chromosome 1B, complete sequence, the window AACATCTGGTGGTTGACCTGGAATGCGACTGGCTCCCGATGCTGGTTCACCCTGTTCTCATGGCCCGTAGCCTGTCCATGCAAGCATCCATCTGGTGATGCCCCTTGGTGAGCTCCCGAGTCGATCCATCGTTGATCCGTCTGGAATGTCTCCATACACGGCCTTGAATGGTGGGTATCCGGTGGACGAGAGATTTGCTGAGTTCATCGCGAGCTCGATGACAGGTACAGTTGGCCGAGATCCCAGTTCTGTCTGTGACAAAGTGCTGCTTCATCTTTGGATCAGCTAGGTGTTCGCTCTTTCTGACTGTCTGGGGTGGTTGACCG includes:
- a CDS encoding uncharacterized protein (Compare to YALI0B04554g, no similarity) produces the protein MSFNRLYLVWSLSAKGATPPVWQSACLEDLADMYLDGIMRYHEVARSGRVGQRQAIPGEAMADVAGTPGHGARALHGQPPQTVRKSEHLADPKMKQHFVTDRTGISANCTCHRARDELSKSLVHRIPTIQGRVWRHSRRINDGSTRELTKGHHQMDACMDRLRAMRTG